The Lycium barbarum isolate Lr01 chromosome 4, ASM1917538v2, whole genome shotgun sequence nucleotide sequence TGACTTCGCTAGAGGTAAATTTTCAATAATGATAACAAAATAAGCTTAATAATAAAGGGTTTAGGGCGTAACAGGAGATCTCATATCTATGATATGATGAGCATTGGTATGAGTACCGGTATCATGATATAAGTCTAGTGTACTGTGTAGTTATGGGTCATGACCTAGGAATGCCACAGCATGTGGGCATTAGTTGTTATGTGGTATTCTTATACTTGACTGTGTAATTGTATTTGGTATTTTAAGGTACCTCGTACACTCGTGTTAAACACTTTGATGAACTTACTTGGAACTATTAACTTTTAAGTCTGGATTGTTGATGAACTTACTTGACTGTTCGCTATTACGTTTGGATTGTTGATGAATTTACTAGCGCGTGGTCGCTATTAACTCTGGGTTATTGAGATATTCACTCTCTTATATGTTGCATCATGCATATGCATTTGTGACTTTATATGATCTGGGAGATCCCGATTTCAGGGCAAGTGGCGAATTCTAGGCCTAAATGGTTGGGTGATGGATATTTTGGCCTCATAAGGTCAGTTGCATGATATTTGGCCTCTTAAGGTCTGTTACCCGATGTGATCTGGGAGATCTGGTATTTCTGGTAGTATATGGACTAGGCGGACCCCATGGACCCCACCTCCCGTACAGTCTTGTAGAGCTCTGTGTGTATACGGGAGCATACTGCATTGAGTGCATATCATCATTTACCTTGTATTTGATTATCTGATTGACTATTAATTGATTCTCTGATCATCTTATTGTCTGAGTACATCGGTTACTTGACACCCGATTATTCCTTACTTGATAATTGATTATTCTTTACTTGGTACCGATTGGTCTTATACCGTTAATGGTATGATTTCTCAATAAGGTAAGTTGGTATGGTAAAAGATACTTTTTCTATTACTTTGCCACTACTTCTTTCGTTGTCGGTCTATGAGATATACTAATTACATATGCTTCCCACACTCATACTACACTTGGTACACTCTTTGTGGTGCAGATTTGACTCCGAGTACGAGTGGACACCACTGAGTTGTTTGAGTCTAAGCTGATATCATTCAGGAGATCGTGATGAGCTGCCTAGCTGTCCTGCAACACCCTTCTCCATCTATCCTTTTATCATTTTGTCTTTCCTTTTGTATTCAGACAATGTACTAGTGGATCCAAACTTGTACTTTTCTattagtagtggctcttgtacttatGACACCAATTTGGAAGGATTTGGTTGTTTTTGCATTATTTTATTAGAAAGACATAGTATTATGGATATTCTAcatatttctttatttcttatcATTTAATTGATTAATGAATTAGTAATTTATTGGGTTGGGTTACCTATCGATTGGTAACACAGGTATCATCACGATTAATGATTTTTGGGTCATGACACTTTGAGTCaagttatacaattaaaaaatatatatacctaCTTAAGGAtcctttttttacaaaatataaacttaagggtcaagttttacatttaaaaaattttgaaatcacaatttggaatcccaaatcctactttttggagaatttgacaattgaaatcatgatatgaagttgaagttgaaattttgggcAAGTTTCATAAACAAACGCtgatttgaaatcaaaatatgaaattAGTCTCCCAAATTATATGACCAAATGCCTATTAAATAAATGTTGTGTAGGATAGAAGGGACAAAATGCGTAATGTTCAAAATTGGAGGTGGTGTTTGACTGTACAAAATTAGAGGGAAAACTGATTTTCGCTCAAATATGAAGAAGTTCTAACATATTCAGATTCTCCCCAAATGAATAAAATATCTTAAATAAAGTTTAAGTTAATCTGATGTAGGACTAATTTATTAATCCCAAGGCAAAGTTTAAGAGGtcgaaaaataataaaatttatgaGTTATCATTGTTGTTAAAGCTTCAAAAtacaaaattaaaataaactaaCATAACAAAATAAAATTGTTTCACAGGGCTTAAAATGAATGTTGAAACAAAATAAATTCTTAGGGGAAAAAGACCCTCTGTCACCCTTTTCTCCAAACCCATAAAATTCCACATAATCAATCATCCTTGCCTTGATATAATCTTGGCAGCAATACAACAAACCTCAAGAATTTAATCATTATAACAAAAGTTGGTTGCAGATTGTTAAGGTAGAATCCTAATTCCTAATTGTGTTTTTTGATTTCTATAATCATCTTTCCCCTAATTGCTCAAAATCAATCGACTTCTCTATACAATAACATATTTTTTTCAAGGTAGCAAATTTACATCATTGTTTCTGTCCTTGCTTTTAACGCATTATCTTATGAAAAGATCAATTTCATTATATGATTATGGGCAGATGTTGGAGTTGATGTTCAAAGTGTTTTAGGAATCTTTTGTTTCGAATTAAGGATAAATGAAAATTTTcatgtgttattttcttataCCCCATGATACAATGAATTCTGGGATGTTGAAATTTGAATAGGTCAGAGATGTTGAATTTATGCACCGATTTTTGATAATGTTCAGATTACCATTAGAATCTGAGGTTTCTATGAATCAGAAACAATTGGAAGAGAAGCTTACAGAGGAAACTTCTATTAATAAACCTGGGGAGGACTTTGTCACTTGTATTTATGTAGCCAAAGTTTCACAGTATTTTCATGCCATAACTACAACATGGTCCAAGAATCTGACTAGCCACACCCTTTACATCATAGTGGAACACCTTTCTGAAGAAACAGATTTCACATGCAAAATTGACCTAAAATCCTGGCAATTTTGGGGTAAGAAAGGTCTGAAATCATTCAAGGTGGGTGAAAACCGCACAGACATTTATTGGGATTTGAGGTCAGCCAAATTCTCCAGCAGGCCAGAGCCTGTATCAGATTATTATGTGGCATTGGTCTCAGAAGGGGAGATGGTATTATTGTTAGGTGATCAAAATAAAGAAGCATTCAAGAGAACAAAATCAAGACCTTCCATGTTAGATGCTGCTTTAGTGCACAAGAAGGAAACTGTTTATGCAAAGAAATGTTTTTGCACCAGAACAATGTTAGGCCAGGGGAAAAAGCAACATGATATCACTATAGAATCTGTCCTTTCAGGGCCATATGATCCTGCTATGTGGATCAGTGTGAATGGGACTGTGGCGATCAGAGTAGCGAATTTGAATTGGAGATTTCGGGGAAATGAGACAGTTTTtttggataatgtacctgtggaGATCTTCTGGGATGTCCATGATTGGTTGTATAGTGGCCCTAACTTTGGCCCCGGCACTTTCATTTTCAAGCAAGGTAATGAAGGTAGTGGTAAGTTGGAAGAGAGATATTCAGATTCTGAAGGCTATATCAATGATGAAAGTTCTGATTTGCAATCTCCATGCACAGAAttttgtcattttctttatgCATGGAAGACTGGATAATAACCGGTTCCTCCGGTCCTTTGGGATATCTATAAAATTGGAATGATACAGAGAAGACTGAATGAGTAGCTTGTGCATATTTTGGAGCTCTGAGACCACATCTAGATGTGTTACCATATTGTCATTGACGAAGCTGGATTTCACGTTTTAAACAGATATaagattttttttgttctttttgcaAATCGATCCACTTAAAAAggtttaacttattttctttCACTATGACCTAAATATATTAGGTTTGTCATGCATATTGTTGGAGATATCTTTTTGAAAAAATGGAAATCTAATTCGTAGAGTAACTGGATTCTGTGTTGAAATATATCTTTCTTTCAAATTAGCTGACTTTAAGAACTGATGGCATTGCGCCAAAAAATCTTCATATTGGAATACTCGCACTTCAATAGCAATTTCAATAAAGAAACAAGAGTTTTAGGAATCACGCATAGATATAGTTCCCAACAAAACGTACATAAATTTATCATATTTCTCATGATAATATGTGCAGGTTTGCGTGCAATATTATATGGGGAATAAGGACAAATGATGCAAATTAGTATTTTAAAAGGTGGTGTCTGACAGACGGGGTGGGAGCGGGTGAAAGCTCCATAgatatattattttttatcattacaaaacaaaatttaaatttaattacGGGACAACATAAAAAGTTTATAGTAAATTACTCTAAACATTCACTTGATTTCACTTGTGGATACATTCTTTATTACACAACCAAACACATAAACCCCATATAAAGGAGAATGCCTAAACAAATTTGGTGTAACCATATATTTATTGGCAGAATACCAAAAGACCACCTTAAATTTGGCGCAATTTATTCAGATTTCCATTAAATTATCTGTAGTCTTAACTCTTAATTACCCCTCTAAACTTGGCTATTTGATAGTTCTCCCTAAGCGTGCGGGGATAAAAAAGCTATTTTCAACTATTAATCACCACACACTCATATGCAATGATTTATTTATTCCAACAGTGTACTTTGTCTTGTTTCAGCTTAATATATAATGCAAAATTTGCCCCAACTTTGAATGTATAAAGTTGTTCTTTAAATGCAGTGACGACTTGTTCCAACTATTTGTTTCTAATGTGTATGAGAGGTTGGTTATGGATGATTCATTAAGAGAtaaaggtaggccgaagaagtattgaggaaaggtgattagacaggacatgacataTTTTGAGCTTACCGAGTACATGACTTTAGATAGGAGATTGTGGAGGACACAGATTAGGGTAAAAGATTAATAGGTAGTAGAGCGTTGTCTCGCTTGTCCTTCAATTtctattattatttgttatttcTTGTATTTCGATTATCGTATTATTTTATTGTGATAATTGTTTAGAATGTTTTGTCATGTTTCCTATAGTATTGGCCATGGCTTCTTCATTTATGTTATTTCCTTTTTCGAGCTGCTTTGAACTGTtttccttgagccgagggtctatcggaaatagtCTCTCTACCTCTAgtgtaggggtaaggtctacgtatactctaccctccccaaatcttactttgtgggattacacttggtatgttgttgttgttgtaaaattAGTTTTGTAAAAACTAATGAAGTACGTACCAAATATGTATTTCTTCTTTAGATGCAATGACTGTTTAAATTCCAGTAAAAAAAACTTAGAGTTCCATTATTTttagttaaataaaaaaaatatttaaccaAAATAATAGAGTTATAattgtgtatttttttttcttatttagaTGCAATGACTATTTATTtcaattgttaattttttttctctcGGCTAAATCTATATAAAGAAAACTTGGTTAGCGCTTCTTTATTTTTAGTGAAATAACATGTTTTAGCAGAATAATGAAGTATCAACTCTATAATTCTTATTATATCTTATTTAGATGTAATAACAATCTGGTTCGATagtgtatttttttcttttcaggcaaattgtaaaaaaatatttttttttgcctAATAAATGAAGTTCTAGCAAAGTTTCTTACTAATTTGACCCGACAAAAGAATCTAAAAGGTTAATgaattttaaaaagtaaaaaaaaaaaattaaaagatgaCACGTGGACAAAAAATCTGTTTGGCAGATGAGTGTATTCACTCTCTTAAGATGAGATCATGCAAGGGGGTAAAGGCTATTAAATAACCAATTTCAGAGCATAATTAAGACTGTTGATAATTTAGATATGATTTGAATAAAATGCGTCAAATTAGGTGGATTTTAGGTATTCTgcctttttttaaaaagtacCTGAATCTTCTAACTTATAGGAAATTAACTTATGTATACCCCTAGAGTAAAGTAAGTAGTTTTTATTCTGTCAGTATGCGTaaatatgttgcaacatgttaTCTACCTCTTTTTTCCGAAGTAATCAAACAATACTTTctataaatacaataacaacaacatactcagtatttataaaaatattttcTATAAATAGTTAAATGTTTTTTCCTTTAAAGAATGTGACAGTATAAAACCTCATAGAATAACaatagggaaaaggtgcaaatatacctctcAAACTTTACGATTTAGAGCGAATATATCCTCGTTacaaagtggtgtatatatacccctgccgttacaaaatggtgcaaatacacccctaccgttacaaaattgttcaaatataccctttgcgctgaaggaatttttttaaaaatcatttaggttattttttaattaaaaaaaaatccactctttttttttttttttttttgagtagacatacttttctaaagctACATAGTAATTCTTTTCAAGTGGGTCGGGTCTAGTTCGtttaaaaaatgggtagacttatttttttaaagtcacggagatattttttttaaacgaaccagactcGACACACCaggaaaaaaaattaccatgtggatttagaaaaatatgtctactgaAAAAAATAGTAAAGTCACGTGgtatttttgtaattaaaaataacctaaatgattttttttaaaaaacaccgTCAGGGAAAGGAATATATTTGCACAATTTTGTaccggcaggggtatatttggagtccgcaacttttttaacccaaaaagtgTCAACAAGCACCAAAATACCCCCACTAAAAAAAAAGTAACCAAACTaccttttgcgcactaaattagtgcgcaataggaccaGACTGCAAATTTACAATTAAGTTCTATTGCGCAATAGagggtttctttttttttttgtacaatttTGAAGTTATCAAAttcacgtttttttcatactttgaccaaagattagtcatgtttcaaaactccgaaatatcaatattttatctAGAACTTGATATCTTTTTGCGGACAacaatatcggctcattacatcaagtatacctaaatgtgtggatcgtcattttagaggttgtaaagtgccccgaagtaattTTTGTTCGATTGaatcttgttatctttaggtttaagtgttttattttataaggttttgattgaAGTCTCTTATTATTTAGTCAAGACATTACTTTAttttgaatgtacaaataaaaatattatatttaaaaataattcatccaatacgagaggttcaaaataattcaaaaatacaataacaaaataatatttttaaaatatttatcatGTCCCTCCACCAAGGTTCGATCCCTAGTGGTTGAGGTAAAAAATTAGTCAAATAGCTAGACCACCAAGTCAAGTTGGCATTTAAGCAACATGTAGacactttttaatttttatagtgttcactaatgctatttatcttgttttctcaaaTTGAATTTCCAAcattgaaattgacattcaaaacttCATCACCACGGGATTTCCATCTTGAAATCTACTTTTTATCATCATATTTTTACCAGAgaagaatgaaaattgtgcaccaatttgggggaaaattcaaattgaatgagATAATGGAcgttttttggaaaatcagaCTGGCGTAAGGCGGTTTCACCCGCTTGATCtgggaaaaatacccaaaattaaaaaaaaaaaaacgcataaAACGGACAACCGAccgcaaagttatgaccgtttaaagtttCATCAATTTACAATTAGTTTTTCTCCCtctactccttaaaataaaattgcCTTGACTAAAACAAACAAGTTAAAACttaataaaataaaacacttaaacctaacgaTAACAATTcaccaaacaaaacttacttcggggcactttacaacccttaAAACGACGAACCAAACGTTtaagcctacattattgttcgcagaaaaagatatcagttaaaatattgatattccgaaAATCCCGTGGTAATGAAGTcttgaatgtcaatttcaatgTTGAAAATTCAATTTGAAAAAACAAGATAAATAGCATTAGTGAACACTATAAAACATAAAAAGTGTCCATATATtgcttaaacctaaagataacaagattcaatcaaacaaaacttacttcgagacactttacaacccctaaaatgacgatccaaacgtttaggtatacttgatgtaatgagccgacattgttGTCCGCAAAAAAaggatatcaagttctatataaaatattgatatttcagagttttgaaacatgactaacctttggtcaaagtatgaaaaaaacgtgaatttgagaactttaaaattgtacaaaaaaagaaaaaaaagaaaaaaaaacctctATTGCGAACTTAACTGTaaatttgcagtttggtcctattgcaaactaatttagtgcgcaaaaggtAATTTGGTTACTTTTTTTTAGTGGGGTATTTTGGTGCCTTTTGacattttttgggttaaaaaagttgcGGACGGTATATTTGCCCCATTTTGTAATGAAAGGGATATATATTCACCACTTTTATCACGAGAAGTATATCTACTCTAAATCTCAAAGTTGAGAGGTATATTTTCACCTTTTCTCATATCACTATATAATAGGTAACGTGTCTAAGAGAAATCATTCACAATAAGATGTATACGGTTTCAATGACGTGGATTTTGAAATATAAAGGGTGTGAATGCTAGAATCGACCACTAAGATAAATAGGCATTGACAACATGATAATGAAGAGAGAGAACTAGACTAATTTTAAATGATATGCTTaatggaaaaaaagaaaagatgatCAAAGAGAACTCTGGTGATTATAAGTGGGCGATTTAGATTCTCTCCATTtatcattgttttttttttttttttttaaacttttaatTGAATGAATAACACATGTTCTATTTTAATATCAACGACAGTTAGAATAATGCATTTTTCATATATTTGCTCCGAAAATATTTGGCAATCCCATAAATTTAGGAGGAATTCTCATGATTGCTTTTTCTTTGTTTATTTCtttttcggaaaagggccaaaattacccctgaattttgaaaaatagttcatacataccctttgttatactttagggccaattatacccttaccgttatactatggggtcaattatacccttatgtctaactgctgccacgtggcatcatcccagcccttcaaaattattttaccttcaaataattttttacccactaaaataactcaacccgacccaAATTGTTTTTTTCCaacaaaaataatacggataatttttccagcaaaataaaataaaaataattccgtattatttttgctggaaaaaaaaaattcgggtcgggttcagttattttagtgggtaaaaaattatttgaaggtaaaataattttgaaaggctgggatgatgccacgtggcagcagttagacataagggtataattgaccccatagtataactgtaagggtataattgaccctaaagtataacgaagggtatggatgaactatttttcaaagttcaggggtaacccgtttgctctccccaaacatccatatgtttggttctcatatgaccatttagtgtacccgttccaccatccttaccagttccttacttaaaactaaatacttgtccacatagggtacatgtagctgattggttttccctattcttagtcataaatttccaaactttagctgttggcttacgagttctaggcggtttgtcttgtgtatgtgattgtgcaggacatgtatctcctatgggattttcggggggttgtgtttcatcatcatcattatcatcttcattaaaagtgtcggtaaaatgttgttgcattgcctcatgacctaaaagtggattatttccaccaacatcaatacctaaattaggtgtttcttccacaaatgtttcctcattaagcccacccctaataataccactactactaccggcaccacgtcttaatctctttgacattattaaatagaattaatttaaatcacaatcaaataaatcacaagaaaataaattacaacaaattaaattgctagaattaaattgcgtaaattaaattgcaaaaaataaattgctagaattaaattgcgaaaaataaagatagagttggaacgaaggtacc carries:
- the LOC132638537 gene encoding uncharacterized protein LOC132638537, which gives rise to MNQKQLEEKLTEETSINKPGEDFVTCIYVAKVSQYFHAITTTWSKNLTSHTLYIIVEHLSEETDFTCKIDLKSWQFWGKKGLKSFKVGENRTDIYWDLRSAKFSSRPEPVSDYYVALVSEGEMVLLLGDQNKEAFKRTKSRPSMLDAALVHKKETVYAKKCFCTRTMLGQGKKQHDITIESVLSGPYDPAMWISVNGTVAIRVANLNWRFRGNETVFLDNVPVEIFWDVHDWLYSGPNFGPGTFIFKQGNEGSGKLEERYSDSEGYINDESSDLQSPCTEFCHFLYAWKTG